Part of the Nicotiana sylvestris chromosome 2, ASM39365v2, whole genome shotgun sequence genome, GCCCATGCTTTCTATTTCAACCTTTTGGACCTTTTCACATATGTTGTTGTGGGTTTGAATCCGAGACCGAACGTACCTAAATTTTCAGGGAGGGACACTGGTTGTACGATACCCTGCAAGGATGCACCTAGACCTTTACTTggcacaaagccatttttcagcattttaGAGGCCACCACAACGGATGCAGAggctatctttggagttggaatacatttcccttctggaaccttctcAACCGGTACTATTTTAGaaacttgatagacccaaggccctttgtcatcttcggCCTCAATAAATGGGACagaggcatcactgtgagcacacaaattctcctcaccatgcacgacgatctcctgtctatcccactctaacttgaccatctggtgcaaagaggacgggactgctttggcagcatgtaTCCAAGGCCGACCCAATAGCAAATTATAAGAGACGGCCACAAccagtacctggaactccatggtgaattcaacCGGTCCTATTGTCAATTCAAGCGCTATATCACCAACCGAATCTTTTCCTCCGCCGTCAAAACCTCAGACACATATACTATTCTTTCGGACCCTTTCAGTATTGATTTTCATCTTGtccagagtggagagagggcaaatgtttgcactaGAACCATTATCCACTAATACCCTAgtgaccacagaatcttcacattttactATAAGATAGAGAGTTTTGTTATGTTCaataccttccacaggcaactcgTCGTCACAGAATGTGatcctgttcacctcaaatattttttTGGCGatcttctccaaatggttcaatgtgattttgtcggggacatgagcttcattcagaattttcatcagggcTCGACGAtactcgtctgaatggatcaataatgatagcaaGAAAATCTGAGCGGGAGTCTTTCTCAGCAGCTCCATGAAGGagtaatcttgcactttcatttttctcaaaaactcccCCGCCTTTTCTTCAGTGACTGCTTTCTTTACTAGAACTGGATTATCTCTgaatgttttagctttccttaaatATTCTGAGGGAAAACATCTTCCCAAATgagttaatccctgggcctcattgacttattcattcacttccttccccttataggtcactatcacccgttcataACTCCATGGGATAGCCTTGGTGTTGACTACCAGcaactgggttacaggcttgatgatgacagggtccgtacgggcaccctctacaattatgataggcttacTCGCCAACCCTGGCACGATCACCtttgacttttcttgctttgctacagcatcacttggggatcttttctcaactaccacaaatggctcaccgtttgtcatgctcaacttgttcactgatccttcgACTGTTGGTTTTTTGACTGGCTTGACCTCACTAGACCAAATCATCATAACggattgtgaaggcttcttgggctccccctccttatgtactatctcgatcatgtttgtttcatcatgggttggcaatgggttctgattgatgttgggtgcttcCGGAGTTTGTAACACAATCTGTTTTGTGTCGATGAGCTCTtggatggcatttttcaagtgccagcactttttCGTATCATGCcacggagtaccagaacaatatgaACAGCTCAGGGAGTAATCAatattctttggaggagggtttggcaattttgACTCAATCGGCCTTAGCACATCCAACTGCCTCAATATCTGGAATAAACTGGTATAAGACTCCCCCAATAtggtgaaagttttctttcaCTACAACCTCTTATTTCTGAACACTAGTTTGGGCTGGAAACCTGGACTAGCAGGGTTTCAGTAGGCTCGTGGAGGTGGGTAAGCATTTTatggagctgggtaggtgttttgtggggttGGGGCATGCCATTGTGAGTAGGAATGAGATTGAGTATATGACTGGGCGTGGTGGACAAAAATTGGAGGGCCTGGTGATGGGAAGtaatgttggggtggattatatggggattgggtgtaggtttggtgatggggtcgaggctgggtataATGGTGTGACGGGCCCCTCGATCCAAACCACGATCCTGAATCAACTATTGCCATATCTTCTTTCTTCATCTTTCCGATCACTCCCCTGATACCATTCTGAATAGCTTGGGTGGTTTCTTTGATGGccgagtagctcatgattttgcttgatttaagcccttcttccaccatgccacccattttcactacctcgttgaaagacttgcctatggccaaagtaagtaggctccagagCCTGCAGAAAGTACTCCACTATTTAATTTTCCTCCATCGGGGGGTTGACTCTTGCCGCTTCTTCTCTCCAGCGAAAActgtattccctgaaactttcactaggcttcttctcaatcttagtcaaagacaaatgatctggaacaatctcgatgttgtattggaaatgacgagcgaatgcttgggccaaatcatcccaggtataccatctgatgtgatcctgacgagtgtaccattccaatgtcgcgccactcagactctggctaaagtataccatcaacaactcatctttcccaCCAGCTCCTCTCATTTATTGCACAATCCCCTCAAGTGGGCCACCGGGTCTCCATGCCCGTCATATAGGTcgaatttaggcatcttgaatctcACAGGCAGCTCAACATCAGGAAATAGATTCAAATCTTTATAGGCTACactcacctggcctcccaatccctgcatgtttctgaaAGATTGTTCCAGGCTTcttaccttcctgaacatctcctcctgctctaggtttttaggtggtttctcagtatCAACAGGGAGGTCGAAATaaggagtgtaggagtaatgaTCTGGGGCCTTGAAATTAGGCTCTGGGGGATAGTATTGATTATCTTGAGTCTGGAATAATGGCTCACTGGAGGGTCGATGGAGTGTAGCGGGCGGGGGTGCAACGAAAACAGGGGTGACTGGTGGAGGGGGGTATGGG contains:
- the LOC138885847 gene encoding uncharacterized protein → MRVAAENPSRSRKDENLIYSLAQNVCDYEDYLQKTEAELANARAKLAKNAEGRASFIWQLKEKQVVSLFGILATHPYNTRSKNKLIMAGQELDASVIDPSREGEESEVNLKEELHKLKHQMAEMYQAWTQDNQYYPPEPNFKAPDHYSYTPYFDLPVDTEKPPKNLEQEEMFRKVRSLEQSFRNMQGLGGQILRQLDVLRPIESKLPNPPPKNIDYSLSCSYCSGTPWHDTKKCWHLKNAIQELIDTKQIVLQTPEAPNINQNPLPTHDETNMIEIVHKEGEPKKPSQSVMMIWSSEVKPVKKPTVEGSVNKLSMTNGEPFVVVEKRSPSDAVAKQEKSKVIVPGLASKPIIIVEGARTDPVIIKPVTQLLVVNTKAIPWSYERVIVTYKGKEVNE